A portion of the Ascaphus truei isolate aAscTru1 chromosome 14, aAscTru1.hap1, whole genome shotgun sequence genome contains these proteins:
- the LOC142465485 gene encoding uncharacterized protein LOC142465485, which translates to NNINLKSKLKSYLCIFGCCVYLDSLTDSGGLKYFKCFICFRFRCSNCGRRWASLKVHLVFYMKLVRTSTGQVTMNIFKQKCNKCNDASYEYPTFDREKQQDILTEENGAQFDRENIEIVINMLVTRIRIKCYGEQVEDEPKRRFITDGRPGGPHDDTNCEACTLGISRCGMSSNFAETKPMLAQTKPKAQMKPKAQTKPKAQMKPKERQLFTPPKHLGEYRRAAPQPVQSNYWLDSWEREVARRLEENIDYSRNTPPQAQESPKAKSRSNCCCVIM; encoded by the exons AATAACATTAATTTGAAATCAAAGTTAAAATCTTATTTGTGTATATTTGGATGCTGTGTATATTTGGATTCGTTAACTGATAGTGGGGGCTtaaaatatttcaaatgttttaTCTGTTTTAGGTTTCGTTGTTCAAACTGTGGTCGCCGCTGGGCATCATTAAAGGTTCACTTGGTGTTCTACATGAAGCTGGTCAGGACAAGTACAGGACAGGTGACGATGAACATCTTCAAACAAAAGTGTAACAAATGTAACGATGCCAGCTACGAGTATCCAACATTCGATAGAGAGAAACAACAGGATATCCTCACggaagaaaacggagcaca ATTCGATAGAGAGAACATTGAGATTGTCATAAATATGCTGGTGACCAGGATACGTATAAAGTGCTATGGAGAACAAGTGGAAGATGAGCCAAAGAGGAGATTTATCACGGATGGAAGACCCGGGGGTCCCCATGATGACACAAATTGTGAGGCTTGCACCCTAGGAATCAGCAGGTGTGGAATGAGCAGCAACTTTGCAGAAACGAAGCCGATGTTAGCTCAGACAAAGCCAAAAGCTCAGATGAAGCCAAAAGCTCAGACGAAGCCAAAAGCTCAGATGAAGCCAAAAGAGAGACAGCTATTTACTCCCCCCAAGCATCTAGGAGAATATAGGCGAGCAGCACCACAGCCTGTCCAATCGAACTACTGGCTTGACTCATGGGAAAGAGAGGTGGCACGAAGACTGGAAGAGAATATCGATTACTCCAGGAACACCCCACCACAAGCGCAAGAAAGTCCAAAGGCAAAGTCAAGGTCAAACTGCTGctgtgttataatgtaa